One part of the Sorangiineae bacterium MSr11954 genome encodes these proteins:
- a CDS encoding DUF4340 domain-containing protein yields the protein MTGTQKIGIGVAVLAVLGYAVYAQSQKDQSLGAVSKEKSSELPDIKGSDDLDKVVITNADKGEVVLEKKGDKWELTKPVAFPANQANVKSLLDNLKELKTTDVIEANASEDIKKSYQLDPAHAVHVVAYKGADKKVDDVFGKSGGRGQMVMVGDKPAVYSASGYSSYLYAREVKGWRDTEILKFDDANVISFVVEKTNELSAGSTADAGAPKKTAGTLSFTKGGDAKGDKWAGTWNGQAIARFDEEKVKDALRIFKALNADDFGDGKGPDVTGLDKPQATVTITLKDNAGKYVLKVGKTSTGSERYASKDGSDTVYVLPSAASEWITSDISKFQQPVDAGAPKDSKQAK from the coding sequence ATGACCGGAACGCAGAAGATCGGAATCGGCGTGGCCGTCCTGGCCGTGCTGGGCTACGCGGTGTACGCGCAGTCGCAGAAGGATCAGTCGCTCGGCGCCGTGAGCAAGGAGAAGTCGTCCGAGCTGCCCGACATCAAGGGCAGCGACGACTTGGACAAGGTCGTCATCACCAACGCCGACAAGGGCGAGGTGGTGCTCGAGAAGAAGGGGGACAAGTGGGAGCTGACCAAGCCCGTCGCGTTCCCCGCGAACCAGGCGAACGTCAAGTCGCTCCTGGACAACCTGAAGGAGCTGAAGACGACCGACGTCATCGAGGCCAACGCCTCCGAGGACATCAAGAAGTCGTACCAGCTCGATCCGGCCCACGCGGTCCACGTGGTCGCGTACAAGGGCGCGGACAAGAAGGTCGACGACGTCTTCGGCAAGTCGGGCGGCCGCGGGCAAATGGTGATGGTCGGCGACAAGCCGGCCGTCTACTCGGCCAGCGGCTACTCGAGCTACCTGTACGCGCGCGAGGTGAAGGGCTGGCGCGACACGGAGATCCTCAAGTTCGACGACGCCAACGTCATCTCGTTCGTGGTCGAGAAGACGAACGAGCTCTCCGCCGGATCGACCGCCGACGCGGGGGCGCCCAAGAAGACCGCGGGCACCCTCTCGTTCACCAAGGGAGGAGACGCTAAAGGTGACAAGTGGGCGGGCACGTGGAACGGCCAAGCCATCGCGCGCTTCGACGAGGAGAAGGTGAAGGACGCGCTGCGCATCTTCAAGGCGCTCAACGCGGACGACTTCGGTGACGGCAAGGGCCCCGATGTGACCGGTCTCGATAAGCCGCAGGCGACGGTCACCATCACCCTCAAGGACAACGCGGGCAAGTACGTGCTCAAGGTGGGCAAGACCTCCACGGGCTCCGAGCGCTACGCGTCCAAGGACGGGAGTGATACCGTTTATGTCCTCCCCAGCGCGGCCTCCGAGTGGATCACGTCCGATATCTCGAAGTTCCAGCAGCCCGTCGATGCAGGCGCGCCGAAAGATTCCAAGCAGGCCAAGTAA
- a CDS encoding nuclear transport factor 2 family protein: MAHPLEASQTGQLGETGKTGETEQLLSAWRSWLDAWNRHDLEGILAHYAEDVVFTSNAVKALGFDPSGSVKGIALLRQLFEAGLRAYPDLHFTPIQAFGGVRSHALHYIGIEKRLVVEVHEVDARGRIVIASAYHGPRSA; encoded by the coding sequence ATGGCGCACCCTCTCGAAGCGAGTCAAACGGGTCAACTCGGCGAAACCGGCAAAACAGGCGAAACAGAACAGCTGCTGTCCGCGTGGCGATCGTGGCTCGATGCTTGGAACCGTCACGATCTGGAGGGCATTCTCGCGCACTACGCCGAGGATGTCGTGTTCACGTCCAACGCCGTGAAGGCATTGGGCTTCGACCCCAGCGGCTCCGTCAAAGGCATCGCGTTGCTACGGCAGCTTTTCGAGGCCGGGCTGCGGGCCTATCCCGATCTGCACTTCACCCCGATCCAAGCCTTCGGTGGCGTGCGCAGTCATGCGCTTCACTATATTGGCATCGAGAAGCGGCTGGTGGTCGAAGTACACGAAGTGGATGCACGCGGAAGGATCGTGATCGCCAGCGCCTACCACGGGCCACGTAGCGCTTGA
- a CDS encoding MBL fold metallo-hydrolase gives MNAELPSNITFLQRGVLHSNSILVHDDTSFVLFDTGYYTGAPALERTILERTGRTLGDLALIVNTHVHPDHTGGNAYLQERSGCDIVTSEIDGMLVESGDPVTLMRDWADLRCPAFQPSRTVRPGETLAFGGVEFTVVDGSGHSAGEVSFYAPRHKLLICGDLLWQAGFSNVVPLVEGVAGLARHERSLTGLKTLDVDIAIPGHGPPIVGREAVREGIDRTIETIRFLRSRRDRWATTSLKAFIVMHVLVEERVMRRDFVARCARSPWFREQAARFFPDDGAIALLDGLLDDLLTRRVLCAHEDGTLTSTLHA, from the coding sequence GTGAACGCGGAGCTGCCCTCGAACATCACGTTTCTGCAGCGGGGCGTGCTCCATAGCAACAGCATCCTCGTCCACGACGACACGTCGTTCGTGCTGTTCGACACCGGCTACTACACCGGTGCACCGGCCCTCGAGCGCACCATCCTCGAGCGCACCGGGCGCACCCTCGGCGACCTCGCGCTGATCGTCAACACGCACGTGCACCCCGATCACACGGGCGGCAATGCGTACCTGCAGGAGCGATCGGGCTGCGACATCGTGACCAGCGAGATCGACGGCATGCTCGTGGAGAGCGGCGACCCCGTGACCTTGATGCGGGACTGGGCCGACCTCCGCTGCCCGGCTTTTCAACCGTCGCGCACCGTTCGCCCGGGGGAGACGCTCGCCTTTGGCGGGGTGGAGTTCACGGTGGTCGATGGCTCGGGTCACTCCGCGGGCGAGGTGAGCTTCTACGCACCGCGCCACAAGCTGCTGATCTGCGGCGATCTGCTCTGGCAAGCAGGCTTCAGCAATGTCGTTCCCCTCGTGGAAGGCGTGGCGGGCCTTGCGCGCCACGAGCGATCGCTCACGGGGCTGAAGACGCTCGACGTCGACATCGCGATCCCCGGCCACGGTCCCCCCATCGTGGGGCGCGAGGCCGTGCGCGAGGGCATCGATCGCACCATCGAGACCATCCGCTTTTTACGCTCGCGGCGCGACCGTTGGGCCACCACGTCGCTCAAGGCCTTCATCGTCATGCACGTCCTCGTCGAGGAGCGCGTGATGCGGCGCGACTTCGTGGCGCGGTGCGCACGCTCGCCCTGGTTTCGCGAGCAAGCCGCGCGCTTCTTCCCCGACGATGGCGCGATCGCGCTGCTCGACGGCCTCCTCGACGATCTGCTCACCCGGCGCGTCTTGTGCGCGCATGAAGACGGCACCCTCACCAGCACGCTCCACGCGTGA
- a CDS encoding ABC transporter permease subunit, with translation MSTLENEREEKDTKPAPAAADDSDDAPRAKAAARDEDDEDKDEPTKASVLAPASVRPALQADAASAVAAEGPGLSILRNTLTIARRETKSYFDSLTAYVVIGGSTLALGIYFFLVQAGGFWQVDRASMTRLFEFLPWMLAVLVIPLTTMRAIADEKRSGTLELLITLPVRDSEVILGKYFAAVFMCLILLLTTFIYPVAMFVWPWRLGSLDWGPVWTGYLGLLLFSGAGVAVGMLFSALTESQIIAFFLTAFLLVVMQALGLVVETLPGALGDVIAFVSFQSRFAPFARGLLDTRAIIYFVSIGVICLLVAFRSLESRKWS, from the coding sequence ATGAGCACTTTGGAAAACGAGCGAGAAGAGAAGGACACCAAGCCGGCCCCCGCTGCAGCCGACGACTCGGACGATGCTCCGAGGGCCAAGGCCGCCGCCCGCGACGAGGACGACGAAGACAAGGACGAGCCCACCAAGGCGAGCGTTTTGGCGCCGGCCTCGGTCCGTCCGGCGTTGCAAGCCGACGCCGCCTCCGCCGTGGCCGCCGAAGGCCCGGGCCTCAGCATCTTGCGCAACACCCTCACCATCGCCCGCCGCGAGACCAAGTCGTACTTCGACTCGCTGACCGCCTACGTGGTCATCGGCGGGAGCACCTTGGCGCTCGGGATTTACTTCTTCCTCGTGCAGGCAGGCGGCTTCTGGCAAGTCGACCGCGCCTCCATGACGCGCCTGTTCGAGTTCTTGCCGTGGATGCTGGCGGTGCTGGTCATCCCGCTCACCACCATGCGCGCGATCGCCGACGAGAAGCGCTCGGGCACCTTGGAGCTCCTCATCACGCTCCCCGTGCGCGACAGCGAAGTGATCCTCGGCAAGTACTTCGCCGCGGTGTTCATGTGCCTGATCCTGCTGCTCACCACCTTCATCTACCCGGTGGCCATGTTCGTGTGGCCGTGGCGCCTCGGATCGCTCGACTGGGGTCCGGTGTGGACCGGCTACCTCGGGCTGCTCCTCTTCTCGGGCGCCGGCGTGGCCGTGGGCATGCTCTTCTCGGCGCTCACCGAGAGCCAGATCATCGCGTTCTTCCTGACGGCGTTCCTCTTGGTCGTCATGCAGGCGCTCGGCCTGGTGGTCGAGACGCTCCCGGGCGCGCTGGGCGACGTCATCGCCTTCGTCAGCTTCCAATCGCGTTTCGCGCCGTTCGCGCGGGGTCTGCTCGACACACGGGCCATCATCTACTTCGTGTCGATTGGCGTTATCTGCTTGCTCGTGGCGTTCCGGTCCTTGGAAAGCCGCAAGTGGTCCTGA
- a CDS encoding thiolase family protein, with product MMRAAIVDSVRTGIGRAFQGHLRATRPDDMAAHCIDALLARNPRVALEWIDDCVIGCAFPEGPQGMNLGRNAAVLSRLHQDTAGLTISRYCASGLDAVAHAAGRIASGQATMLVAGGAESISMTMKSVNATHVLNPAIYARSPQTYLKMSYGVPTVPFWKRAFRSMGETAEVIAHHGKITRAEQDRYAWQSQMRIAAAQERGLMRDEIVPLTATVPVEHDGWNAAGAGAASFGAAGAGAAGATGAASFGATGAGAAGATGAASFGAGGAGAASFGAAGAADAANAHHATGVAVAPVLVDRDECNRPDTTVEVLAGLDPAFRPGGSVTAGNAAPGADGASCMLLATPDVAEREKLDVLGWFKGYATVGCAPELMAEGAVRAIAKLLAAHRMALHEIDLFEINEVFAAQILYCIRTLGLDEARVNVNGGAIGLGHPFGMTGARLVGHAVRELRRRGGGRGVVAMCVGGGIGAAGLVEVS from the coding sequence ATGATGCGCGCGGCCATCGTCGACAGCGTCAGGACGGGGATCGGGCGCGCCTTTCAAGGGCACCTGCGCGCGACGCGCCCCGACGATATGGCTGCACACTGCATCGATGCGCTCCTCGCCCGCAACCCGCGGGTGGCGCTGGAGTGGATCGACGACTGCGTGATCGGCTGCGCCTTTCCGGAAGGTCCCCAGGGGATGAACCTCGGGCGCAACGCGGCCGTGCTCTCGCGGCTCCATCAGGACACGGCGGGGCTGACCATCAGCCGGTACTGCGCGTCGGGCCTCGATGCGGTGGCCCACGCGGCGGGGCGCATCGCCAGCGGTCAGGCGACGATGCTCGTGGCCGGCGGGGCCGAGTCGATCTCGATGACCATGAAGTCGGTCAACGCCACCCACGTGCTCAACCCGGCCATCTACGCGCGCTCGCCGCAGACGTACCTGAAGATGAGCTATGGCGTCCCCACGGTTCCCTTCTGGAAGCGGGCGTTTCGCTCCATGGGCGAGACCGCCGAGGTGATCGCCCACCATGGAAAAATTACGCGCGCCGAGCAAGACCGCTACGCGTGGCAAAGCCAGATGCGCATCGCCGCCGCGCAGGAGCGCGGGCTCATGCGCGACGAGATCGTGCCGCTCACGGCGACCGTGCCGGTCGAACATGACGGGTGGAACGCAGCGGGCGCGGGCGCGGCGAGTTTCGGCGCTGCGGGTGCAGGCGCTGCGGGTGCGACGGGCGCGGCGAGTTTCGGCGCGACGGGCGCAGGCGCTGCGGGTGCGACGGGCGCGGCGAGTTTCGGCGCTGGGGGCGCAGGCGCGGCGAGTTTCGGCGCTGCGGGCGCCGCCGATGCGGCGAATGCCCACCACGCCACCGGCGTAGCGGTCGCGCCGGTTCTCGTCGATCGCGACGAGTGCAACCGCCCCGACACCACCGTCGAGGTGCTCGCGGGCCTCGACCCCGCGTTTCGCCCGGGCGGCTCGGTGACCGCGGGCAACGCCGCGCCGGGCGCCGACGGCGCATCGTGCATGCTCCTGGCGACCCCGGACGTCGCCGAGCGCGAGAAGCTCGACGTCCTCGGATGGTTCAAGGGCTACGCGACGGTGGGCTGCGCGCCCGAGCTCATGGCCGAGGGCGCGGTGCGCGCGATCGCCAAGCTGCTCGCCGCGCACCGCATGGCCTTGCACGAGATCGACCTGTTCGAGATCAACGAGGTGTTCGCCGCGCAGATCCTCTACTGCATCCGCACCCTCGGCTTGGACGAGGCGCGGGTGAATGTCAATGGCGGGGCGATCGGCTTGGGGCACCCCTTTGGGATGACCGGCGCGCGCCTCGTGGGCCACGCGGTGCGGGAGCTGCGCCGGCGCGGCGGGGGCAGGGGTGTGGTGGCGATGTGCGTGGGCGGGGGGATCGGCGCGGCGGGGTTGGTCGAGGTTTCGTAG
- a CDS encoding ATP-binding cassette domain-containing protein has translation MATDVMIYANDLSKRFGTFRAVDKINFEVRKGEVVGFLGPNGAGKSTTMRILTCFIAPTDGSARIRGFDVFENPLEVRRSLGYLPQRAPLYLEMSVLEYLRFASDLRQLDKAGFKERARRVVEVCGLAKVLGKEIRYLSHGYRQRVGLAQALIHDPPILILDEPTSDLDPNEKAEFLDYLKRIGEERTVLLSTHNLSEVEAACARAIIVSRGRIVADGPLDEIRAKSGKVRYVVSVQESAGKDPYRGTGAPPRKSEVESALAKIKGVTRVVELPTDDRAHSFELSSEQELDLRPELFRLIADKGWVILELHRDTQTLEDVFRNLTVGDARRNRTLGTSAAEEEEAEEEEEEDEEDEEEDEDEDEEAPKKGSKR, from the coding sequence ATGGCAACCGATGTGATGATTTACGCGAACGACCTGAGCAAACGCTTCGGGACGTTCCGTGCGGTCGATAAGATCAATTTCGAAGTTCGAAAAGGGGAGGTCGTCGGATTTCTCGGGCCCAACGGAGCGGGCAAATCCACGACGATGCGCATCCTCACCTGCTTCATCGCCCCCACCGATGGGAGCGCGCGGATCCGCGGGTTCGACGTCTTCGAAAACCCCCTCGAGGTGCGGCGGAGCTTGGGATACCTCCCGCAGCGCGCGCCGCTCTACCTCGAAATGAGCGTGCTCGAATACCTGCGCTTCGCGTCGGACCTGCGCCAGCTCGACAAGGCGGGCTTCAAGGAGCGCGCGCGCCGGGTGGTCGAGGTGTGCGGCCTCGCCAAGGTGTTGGGGAAAGAGATCCGCTATCTGTCGCACGGCTACCGGCAGCGCGTCGGCCTGGCGCAAGCCCTCATCCACGACCCGCCCATCCTCATCTTGGACGAGCCCACGAGCGATCTCGACCCCAACGAGAAGGCGGAGTTCCTCGATTACTTGAAGCGCATCGGCGAGGAGCGCACCGTTCTGCTCTCGACCCACAACCTGTCCGAGGTCGAGGCCGCGTGTGCGCGGGCCATCATCGTCTCGCGCGGCCGCATCGTGGCCGACGGCCCGCTCGACGAGATCCGCGCCAAGAGCGGCAAGGTTCGTTACGTCGTTTCGGTGCAAGAGTCGGCGGGCAAGGACCCGTACCGCGGCACCGGCGCCCCGCCCCGCAAGTCGGAGGTGGAGAGCGCGCTGGCGAAGATCAAAGGCGTTACGCGGGTGGTGGAGCTGCCCACCGACGATCGCGCGCACTCGTTCGAGCTGTCGAGCGAGCAAGAGCTCGATCTGCGCCCCGAGTTGTTCCGCCTCATCGCGGACAAGGGGTGGGTCATCCTCGAGCTGCACCGCGACACGCAGACCTTGGAGGACGTCTTCCGCAACCTGACGGTGGGCGACGCACGCCGCAACCGCACCCTCGGGACCTCGGCGGCCGAAGAAGAAGAAGCCGAAGAGGAGGAGGAAGAGGACGAAGAGGACGAGGAAGAAGACGAGGACGAGGACGAAGAGGCGCCGAAGAAGGGCAGCAAGCGATGA
- a CDS encoding phenylacetate-CoA oxygenase subunit PaaI, whose amino-acid sequence MVEGPEQFHRMPDEYKELVVHQMMAHTEGELSGADDYLELFYPMTQDPFEKKVCCERGGEEVDHYRKGAKVLSDIGHDAAFMMDVPLQDRSLYATEAVKRIDSWPERGFFSLLGEAAVFDILLEMSESSYKPIAEMCPGVIREERVHVAHGLRIIRGLCQTPEGKAQAQTALRRWWPVALDVFGRSGSKRSQLYVKWRLRKYTNEQARDRFIEATAPKLRQLGLEVPDNHENRRFL is encoded by the coding sequence ATGGTCGAAGGCCCGGAGCAGTTTCACCGGATGCCCGACGAATACAAAGAGCTCGTGGTCCACCAGATGATGGCGCACACCGAGGGCGAGCTCTCGGGCGCCGACGACTACCTCGAGCTCTTTTATCCGATGACGCAAGACCCCTTCGAGAAGAAGGTCTGTTGCGAGCGAGGTGGCGAGGAGGTCGACCATTACCGCAAGGGCGCGAAGGTGCTCTCCGACATCGGGCACGACGCCGCCTTCATGATGGACGTTCCGCTCCAAGATCGAAGCCTCTACGCCACCGAGGCCGTCAAGCGCATCGACAGCTGGCCCGAGCGCGGCTTCTTCTCGCTCCTCGGCGAAGCGGCCGTCTTCGACATTCTTTTGGAGATGTCCGAGAGCAGCTACAAACCCATCGCGGAGATGTGTCCGGGGGTCATCCGCGAGGAGCGGGTGCACGTGGCGCACGGCCTGCGCATCATCCGCGGCTTGTGCCAAACGCCGGAGGGCAAGGCGCAGGCCCAGACCGCGCTCCGCCGCTGGTGGCCCGTGGCTCTCGACGTCTTCGGCCGCAGCGGATCGAAGCGCTCGCAGCTCTATGTCAAATGGCGGCTGCGAAAGTACACGAACGAGCAAGCGCGCGACCGCTTCATCGAGGCGACGGCGCCCAAGCTCCGGCAGCTCGGCCTCGAGGTGCCCGACAACCACGAGAATCGACGGTTCTTATGA
- the acpP gene encoding acyl carrier protein, producing the protein MSTADRVKEIIAEHLAVSADELALDASFVQDLGVDSLDLSELVIAFEQTFKIRISPEDARQIRTARSAIEYVESRTAASLRDSA; encoded by the coding sequence ATGTCGACAGCGGATCGTGTGAAGGAAATCATCGCCGAGCACCTGGCGGTGAGCGCGGACGAGCTCGCGCTCGATGCGTCGTTCGTGCAGGACTTGGGCGTCGATTCGCTCGACCTCTCCGAGCTCGTCATCGCCTTCGAGCAGACATTCAAGATCCGCATCTCGCCCGAGGACGCGCGCCAGATCCGCACGGCGCGGAGCGCGATCGAGTACGTCGAGTCCCGCACGGCGGCCTCGCTTCGAGACTCGGCCTGA
- the fabF gene encoding beta-ketoacyl-ACP synthase II, giving the protein MRRVVVTGLGCVSPLGNDADTTFTRLLEGQSGIGPITHFDPKDHLSQIAGEVRGFDISQYVPSRKAAKHMDTFVHFAIAAADMAIADSGLSLDAVDRERAGAVIGTGVGGLQVIEAQQRTLLARGPRAVSPYLIPMFLGNLAPGHLAIRYGLKGPNVHVSTACATGTHAIGEAGHVIARGDADVMLAGGSEAGTTPLLVAGFCAANALSTRNDRPEEASRPFDRERDGFVMGEGAGILVLEELEHARKRGATILAELRGYGLTDDAHHVTAPEQSGDGAKRAMQAAIARAKIHPEEVDYVNAHGTATPLGDRMETNALKAVFKEHATSRKLWISSTKSMIGHLLGAAGAVEAIVCIQTIARSKVHPTINLRTPDPECDLDYVANEGRDRKVRVALSNSFGFGGHNATLLFAAFEG; this is encoded by the coding sequence ATGCGCCGCGTGGTCGTAACGGGTCTCGGCTGTGTGTCCCCCCTCGGAAACGACGCCGACACCACCTTTACGAGGCTGCTCGAGGGGCAATCGGGCATCGGCCCCATCACCCACTTCGACCCCAAGGATCATCTCTCGCAAATCGCGGGAGAGGTGCGCGGGTTCGATATTTCCCAGTACGTGCCCTCGCGCAAGGCCGCCAAGCACATGGACACCTTCGTCCACTTTGCGATCGCGGCGGCCGACATGGCCATCGCCGACAGCGGCCTTTCGCTCGACGCCGTGGATCGCGAGCGCGCGGGCGCCGTCATCGGCACGGGGGTGGGCGGCTTGCAGGTCATCGAGGCGCAGCAGCGCACCTTGCTCGCGCGCGGCCCGCGGGCTGTCAGCCCGTACCTGATCCCGATGTTCCTCGGCAACTTGGCGCCCGGCCACCTGGCCATCCGCTACGGCCTGAAGGGCCCCAATGTGCATGTCTCCACGGCCTGCGCCACCGGCACCCACGCCATTGGCGAGGCCGGGCACGTGATCGCGCGCGGCGACGCCGACGTCATGCTGGCGGGCGGCTCCGAGGCCGGAACCACCCCGCTCCTGGTCGCCGGATTCTGCGCGGCCAACGCCCTCAGCACGCGCAACGACCGCCCCGAGGAGGCCAGCCGCCCCTTCGATCGCGAACGCGACGGCTTCGTCATGGGCGAGGGCGCCGGCATCCTGGTGCTCGAGGAGCTGGAGCACGCCCGCAAGCGCGGCGCGACCATCCTCGCCGAGCTCCGCGGCTACGGCCTCACCGACGACGCGCACCACGTCACCGCGCCCGAGCAGAGCGGCGACGGCGCCAAGCGCGCGATGCAGGCCGCGATCGCCCGCGCCAAGATCCACCCGGAGGAGGTCGACTACGTCAACGCGCACGGCACCGCGACCCCGCTGGGCGACCGCATGGAGACGAACGCCCTCAAGGCCGTGTTCAAGGAGCACGCCACCTCGCGCAAGCTCTGGATCTCCTCCACCAAGTCGATGATCGGGCACCTCCTCGGGGCGGCGGGCGCCGTGGAGGCCATCGTGTGCATTCAGACGATCGCGCGCAGCAAGGTGCACCCGACGATCAACCTGCGCACCCCCGATCCCGAGTGCGATCTCGACTACGTGGCCAACGAGGGCCGCGACCGCAAGGTGCGCGTCGCGCTGTCCAACTCCTTCGGCTTCGGCGGCCACAATGCCACCTTGCTATTTGCGGCCTTCGAGGGGTGA
- a CDS encoding GldG family protein — MERKARAAAESGVLLLVIAGILVALNALSALGVYKRFDLTKAERFKLSKGSANLVHDMKQTMKVDFYVTKGLPKLDAFVRDLRDLLQEYKDASGGKFDYTIIEAKDEEQKKAAKEAGLRETPFGEASATEEKAAVTMGFMGLVLKYGSEKDTLPYLDPSNTSGLEFWITNKIREIRDKADDIKHKVGVLTGHDEMKLTEANLVPAQLGKPSMQDILVKNFPFYSFQDVDLKNGDNAIDESLDGLVITQPGKDLSEKELRRIDEFLLKGKSLAIFASAVNVKANDASMNATLATHGLEKLLEGYGIELKKEVVLDFGRAFTVNMLTQGGIAAKRFPQLLTVQDDPRFTGDEALLDASFPAFFRMTDLAVPFASPLVLHADKQPDATVRAIARSSPNANAVGGDSVDLKPFQNWATLRKKGALAQYAIAASVEGTLKTAFPSGDKQGIETPEKSAKPARLFILASSQFLANPFARAGNAPDMGQMGMMMPQMGGDEQLQQLAQPYAQQAITQTILSFKNTLDWLGGDSELLAVSAKILNEAPLVYGEVSKPNIDFENETEEQLKKRDEEMKAARKTTQNKVQWLLILGIPLLFSLYGVYRWRSRLAARENVSLA, encoded by the coding sequence ATGGAACGCAAAGCACGTGCGGCCGCCGAGAGCGGCGTCCTGCTCCTGGTCATCGCGGGCATCCTCGTCGCCCTGAATGCCCTCTCCGCGCTCGGAGTCTACAAGCGCTTCGACCTCACCAAGGCCGAGCGCTTCAAGCTGTCCAAGGGCAGCGCGAACCTCGTCCACGACATGAAGCAGACCATGAAGGTGGACTTCTATGTCACCAAGGGTCTGCCCAAGCTCGACGCCTTCGTGCGCGATCTCCGCGACCTGCTCCAGGAGTACAAGGACGCGAGCGGCGGCAAGTTCGACTACACGATCATCGAGGCCAAGGACGAAGAGCAGAAGAAGGCGGCCAAAGAGGCCGGCCTCCGCGAGACCCCCTTCGGCGAGGCCAGCGCCACCGAGGAGAAGGCCGCGGTCACCATGGGCTTCATGGGCCTCGTCCTCAAGTACGGCTCGGAGAAGGACACCCTGCCGTACCTCGACCCGAGCAACACCAGCGGCCTCGAGTTCTGGATCACCAACAAGATCCGCGAAATCCGCGACAAGGCCGACGACATCAAGCACAAGGTCGGCGTCCTCACGGGCCACGACGAGATGAAGCTCACCGAGGCGAACCTGGTGCCCGCGCAGCTGGGCAAGCCGTCGATGCAGGACATCCTCGTCAAGAACTTCCCCTTCTACTCGTTCCAAGACGTCGACCTGAAGAACGGCGACAACGCGATCGACGAGTCGCTCGATGGCCTGGTCATCACGCAGCCGGGCAAGGATCTCTCCGAGAAGGAGCTCCGCCGCATCGACGAGTTCTTGCTCAAGGGCAAGTCGCTCGCCATCTTCGCCTCCGCCGTCAACGTGAAGGCGAACGACGCGTCGATGAACGCGACCCTCGCGACCCACGGCCTCGAGAAGCTGCTCGAGGGCTACGGCATCGAGCTGAAGAAGGAAGTGGTGCTCGACTTCGGCCGCGCCTTCACCGTGAACATGCTCACCCAGGGCGGCATCGCGGCCAAGCGCTTCCCGCAGCTGCTCACCGTGCAAGACGATCCACGCTTCACCGGCGACGAGGCCCTGCTCGACGCGTCGTTCCCGGCGTTCTTCCGCATGACGGATCTCGCCGTGCCCTTCGCCTCGCCGCTGGTGCTCCACGCCGACAAGCAGCCCGACGCCACCGTGCGCGCCATCGCCCGCTCCTCGCCGAACGCCAACGCGGTGGGCGGCGACAGCGTGGACCTGAAGCCGTTCCAGAACTGGGCCACCTTGCGCAAGAAGGGCGCCCTCGCGCAGTACGCGATCGCGGCCTCGGTCGAGGGGACCTTGAAGACGGCGTTCCCCAGCGGCGACAAGCAGGGCATCGAGACCCCCGAGAAGAGCGCCAAGCCGGCCCGCCTCTTCATCCTGGCCTCCTCGCAGTTCTTGGCCAACCCCTTCGCCCGCGCCGGCAACGCGCCGGACATGGGCCAGATGGGCATGATGATGCCGCAGATGGGCGGCGACGAGCAGCTGCAGCAGCTCGCGCAGCCGTACGCGCAGCAGGCCATCACGCAGACGATCCTCTCGTTCAAGAACACCCTCGACTGGCTCGGTGGCGACAGCGAGCTACTGGCGGTGTCGGCGAAGATCCTCAACGAGGCTCCCCTGGTCTACGGCGAGGTATCGAAGCCGAACATCGACTTCGAGAACGAGACCGAAGAACAGCTCAAGAAGCGCGACGAGGAGATGAAGGCCGCGCGCAAGACGACGCAGAACAAGGTGCAGTGGCTGCTCATCCTGGGCATCCCGCTGCTCTTCTCCCTCTATGGCGTGTACCGCTGGCGTTCGCGCCTCGCCGCGCGTGAAAACGTGTCCTTGGCCTGA